From Mucilaginibacter gotjawali:
AATTTCAACATCACGCCTGGCGGTGCCTGCTGCCTTTTTGGCGTTCAGTTGCTCTAATTGTAACTGCAAGATCTCGTTTTTGGATACTTTCCCTAACTGAAACTTCAGGTTGGCAATTTTTAAGATCTTTTGGGTGTTGGCTAAATTATTTTCGGCAGTTTGCAGGTTTACCTGTGCCAGCAGCAGGTCGAAAAAATAGCCGGTTACTGTAATGGAGATCTGCTCCTGCGCCTCTAGGTAAGCCTGTTTGCTTTCTTTATATAATAAAGGCTGAATCTTTTTGTCCCACTTCAGGCTGTTAAACTGGCCCAATGGCTGGCTGAAGCCGATGGCATAAGGCGTCCCATTATATAAAATATTGTGGCGGTCGAAATCGTCAAAACGCTGCATCTGGGTCATCCCGTAAATGGTGGCGCCGGTGGCGGTGATACTCTGGCTAAAATTTAAAGTTAATGCTGAATTATCATAGTGGATCGACTGAAACAGGATCGAGCCATCCGGCTGAATAACAGGCGTGCTGGTTTTACTGTAGCCGGGCAAATTTCCGCTTAAGGATAACTGTGGCTGGTAATTCGATTTATAGGTTCTCCATTGCCAGTACTTTGTCTCTTTGGTAGTGGCAGCTTGTTTTGCGGCAATTGAGTTACCTTTTGCCATTTCAACAACATCCGTAAGTGTAAGCCTTAGGGTATCGCTGCCGCTGCAAAACGCCCGGGTGCTGATGGTTAATAATAATATGATATATAGATATTTCATTGTTATTTTGTCTGAACTATGATTTATAGGATTAAAAGATTTTAGGATTTTGGTGTGTAAACAACTTAGTCAACCTAATCCAACTTAATCAACCACTCACTAATTAATAACTACTTCTTTTGAATTTTTAAACTCGCTCATATCTGATGTGATCACCACGTCGCCGGGTTTAACGCCATCTTTAATTTCAACATTGTCGAAATTAGTGAGGCCGATATGTACCGTTCGTTTTTGAGCGATCCCGTTATTGAGCACAAAAATGTCCTGCAAGTTTGATCCTTTGAATGCGGCGCCGTTTGATACCATCATTACATGGTTATGGGTAGCAGTAACTAGGTAAACATCCACTTTCATATTTGGGCGAAGCACCGCGCTATTGCGCTCATCCAGTTGGATATCGAAAGTGATGATGCTGTTTTGGATAGATGGTGACACATTTGCCACGTGCCCTTTTAACTGTGTATCATTGATCAGCACAATTACAGGGATACCATTATGGACCTCGTTCATTGCGTTATCTGAAATACTTCCCTGCACTTTAAAGCTGCTCAAATCGGCTATCCTTGCCAATGATTCGCCTTCTTTTATATTCTGACCAATATTTTTGTTTACATAGGTGACCACACCGGCGCGGGTAGCTACAATATTCGCCAGATCCAGTTTATGCTGCAGGGCATTTAAATCACTCCTCAAAACATCTGCAGCCAACTGTGCCTCCTTGATCTCGATCTGCATGGTCTGCTGCTTGTTTTTGATCTCGTTTTCAATCTGTTTCTTTTCCAGCTGGGCGACTTTTAGGTTTAACTCCGCTTGTTCTATCCCTTCGCGTGTGCCGCCTCCGGCGCTAAACAGGCGTTTGGCATTTTCCACCGCATCGGTCAGATCGCTGATGTGCAACTGTTTGATATCGTTATTTGATTTGATATCGAAAAAGCTTTTGTTCAAATCAAGCTTTAGCTTTTCAATTTCGTTTTGTTTGGATTCCAGTTGAAACTTCTGTTTATCGAAATCATTTTGAGCCGCTGATTTGTCGAGGGTAAGGATAGACTGGCCTGCCTTAACCTTA
This genomic window contains:
- a CDS encoding TolC family protein, producing MKYLYIILLLTISTRAFCSGSDTLRLTLTDVVEMAKGNSIAAKQAATTKETKYWQWRTYKSNYQPQLSLSGNLPGYSKTSTPVIQPDGSILFQSIHYDNSALTLNFSQSITATGATIYGMTQMQRFDDFDRHNILYNGTPYAIGFSQPLGQFNSLKWDKKIQPLLYKESKQAYLEAQEQISITVTGYFFDLLLAQVNLQTAENNLANTQKILKIANLKFQLGKVSKNEILQLQLEQLNAKKAAGTARRDVEIATLNLRSYIGQEGNDKIVLVAPQFISQMTVTSDRVLAEAFANRSDAIAFIRRIAEAKRDVAIAHGQTGLTASLTANLGTSNSATTIPGVYRSPQTQQLLELTFSIPVLDWGRSKAKIKTAEANQQLTEYSVEQDKQTFKQQIVTQVSLFNVMREQLALTAEADSIASEKYKIARDRYVLGDLSITDLSIAFTENDQAQRDYVQSLRDFWSAYYQLRYLSLFDFEKNEKITYK
- a CDS encoding efflux RND transporter periplasmic adaptor subunit, giving the protein MDKEITQEVTIQNRKKGITIAIISIAVLVAAIWLVRVIFKSSVKRSDITSAVVKVGNIDNTINATGEVLPEFEEILTSPINASIKNVIMDAGNKVKAGQSILTLDKSAAQNDFDKQKFQLESKQNEIEKLKLDLNKSFFDIKSNNDIKQLHISDLTDAVENAKRLFSAGGGTREGIEQAELNLKVAQLEKKQIENEIKNKQQTMQIEIKEAQLAADVLRSDLNALQHKLDLANIVATRAGVVTYVNKNIGQNIKEGESLARIADLSSFKVQGSISDNAMNEVHNGIPVIVLINDTQLKGHVANVSPSIQNSIITFDIQLDERNSAVLRPNMKVDVYLVTATHNHVMMVSNGAAFKGSNLQDIFVLNNGIAQKRTVHIGLTNFDNVEIKDGVKPGDVVITSDMSEFKNSKEVVIN